Proteins co-encoded in one Melitaea cinxia chromosome 13, ilMelCinx1.1, whole genome shotgun sequence genomic window:
- the LOC123659251 gene encoding piggyBac transposable element-derived protein 4-like: protein MARQITDTEIRQLLELDLNENENEDVVFDESGAESDHVSIQHDSDDTEKEEDEHPIEPNNSDSDNSDVEMSQPLSNFARRSIYKGKDNTVWYRNPPSSRVRTRAENIITGIPGVKPHAKNAQQELDCFHLFVTESMLSEILEHTNSKIRNVRKGINNTSNEYAYSDTTLSELKAVIGLLFLAGLFKSGRQNLKDLWANDGTGIDIFRITMSLRRFMFIVNCMRFDNLDTREERSAIDKLAPIRYLFEEFVRICQDVYVPYENLTIDEELVAFRGRCGFRQYIPSKPAKYGIKIIALVDAQTYYSLKMEIYAGEQPDGPYKVSNKPHDIVDRIVQPISQTGRNVTMDNWFTSHPTFEYLLKNHKLTAVGTMKRNKACIPPKFQEKRDVNTTLFGFQKDMTILSYIPKRNKNVFMLSSYHHDCEIDLETGDQQKPAIITFYNQTKSGVDNVDKLIRTYDVSRNSKRWPLTIFFWILNTAGINAKIVHMLNNPGAIASRRQFIKKLGIALTAPHQAERLNNMRLSTTLRKRIGSHIGEPSEPTPKRPDSYIKKRCYLCPSKKDRKSKYTCASCTSHICLEHANFICENCRTNTE from the coding sequence ATGGCCAGACAAATCACTGATACTGAAATAAGACAACTTTTAGAATTAGAtttgaatgaaaatgaaaatgagGATGTAGTTTTTGATGAAAGTGGTGCCGAGTCGGACCACGTGAGTATCCAACATGATTCAGATGATACCGAGAAAGAAGAGGATGAACACCCTATTGAACCAAATAATAGTGACAGCGATAACAGTGATGTTGAGATGTCTCAGCCATTGAGTAATTTTGCTCGCAGATCAATTTACAAAGGTAAAGATAACACAGTATGGTACCGTAATCCTCCGAGTTCTCGCGTCCGCACAagagcagaaaatattataacggGAATACCTGGAGTAAAACCTCATGCAAAAAATGCCCAACAAGAACTCGATTGCTTCCATCTGTTTGTCACCGAAAGTATGCTAAGTGAAATTCTAGAACATACTAACAGTAAGATTCGCAATGTGAGGAAGGGTATTAACAACACTTCGAATGAATATGCCTATTCAGACACCACATTAAGTGAACTAAAAGCAGTTATTGGATTACTCTTCTTGGCTGGATTATTCAAATCTGGAAGACAAAACCTAAAAGATTTGTGGGCAAATGACGGAACAGGCATCGACATATTTCGAATAACGATGAGTTTGAGACGGTTTATGTTCATTGTTAATTGTATGAGATTCGATAACTTGGACACGCGTGAAGAAAGATCAGCAATTGATAAGTTGGCACCTATCAGATATTTGTTTGAAGAGTTTGTGAGAATTTGCCAAGACGTCTATGTTCCATacgaaaatttaacaattgaTGAAGAGCTGGTAGCTTTTCGTGGTAGATGTGGGTTTCGCCAGTACATACCCAGCAAGCCAGCCAAGTATGGAATCAAAATTATAGCCCTTGTTGATGCCCAAACGTACTATTCTCTGAAAATGGAGATATATGCAGGAGAACAGCCAGATGGTCCATATAAGGTAAGCAATAAGCCCCATGATATAGTTGATCGTATAGTACAGCCAATCTCTCAAACAGGAAGAAACGTAACGATGGACAACTGGTTTACGAGCCATCCCACGTTTGAATACCTACTGAAAAATCATAAATTGACGGCTGTGGGAACAATGAAGAGAAACAAAGCTTGTATTCCACCAAAGTTTCAAGAAAAACGTGACGTGAACACCACACTTTTTGGGTTTCAAAAGGATATGACAATTCTATCGTATATTCCAAAACGAAATAAGAATGTTTTCATGCTGTCGTCATACCACCACGATTGCGAGATAGATCTTGAAACAGGTGATCAACAAAAACCTGCAATTATAACCTTCTACAACCAAACAAAAAGTGGCGTAGATAACGTGGACAAACTGATACGTACATACGATGTATCTCGAAACTCGAAAAGATGGCCactgacaatttttttctgGATTCTCAACACCGCTGGAATAAACGCGAAAATTGTTCACATGTTGAACAATCCTGGTGCAATTGCAAGTAGaagacaatttataaaaaaattaggcaTTGCATTGACGGCTCCACATCAGGCTGAACGACTTAATAATATGCGTCTGTCAACTACCCTACGTAAGAGAATTGGCTCTCATATAGGTGAACCCTCCGAGCCAACACCCAAAAGACCTgattcatacataaaaaagcgTTGCTATTTATGTCCGAGCAAAAAAGATCGCAAGTCTAAGTACACTTGTGCCTCTTGCACAAGTCACATTTGCCTGGAACACGCGAATTTTATATGCGAAAATTGTCGCACAAATACTGAGTAG